The Arachis duranensis cultivar V14167 chromosome 2, aradu.V14167.gnm2.J7QH, whole genome shotgun sequence genome has a window encoding:
- the LOC107474380 gene encoding uncharacterized protein LOC107474380: MDQFLATSFPTTSQPLIYRTTSLLELFHPTFLVFLFFKDWSCKTIALQAYQALLIFLQMSHSRSMEIFSAQITSPWFNSVDLRLLTITQMALFQQIPAHALLKRALLLSNISWTVGARNCDL; the protein is encoded by the exons ATGGATCAATTCCTAGCAACAAGCTTTCCAACAACCTCACAACCAT TGATTTATCGAACAACAAGCTTACTGGAACTATTCCATCCTACTTTTCTAGTCTTCCTGTTCTTCAAAGATT GGAGTTGCAAAACAATAGCCTTACAAGCATATCAGGCACTACTGATATTCCTCCAAATGTCACACTCTC GCTCAATGGAAATCTTCTCTGCTCAAATAACAAGTCCTTGGTTCAATTCTGTGGATCTGAGATTGCTGACAATAACACAAATGGCATTGTTTCAACAAATTCCAGCTCATGCCTTGCTCAAGCGTGCCCTCCTCCTTTCGAATATTTCTTGGactgttggtgcacgaaattgtgatctctaa